A genome region from Pseudomonas pergaminensis includes the following:
- the bcsA gene encoding UDP-forming cellulose synthase catalytic subunit has translation MNDNTSSTPFVEGRVERRLNGAIARFNRWPAVLRTLLVVGSCVLGGLLLLAIICAPLDLVTQCLFAAVCFLAVLVLRKIPGRLAILALVVLSLVASLRYMFWRLTSTLGFETWVDMFFGYGLVAAEFYAMIVLIFGYVQTAWPLRRTPVWLKTEPEEWPTVDVFIPTYNEALSIVKLTIFAAQAMDWPKDKLRVHVLDDGRRDDFRDFCRKIGVNYIRRDNNFHAKAGNLNEALKVTDGEYIALFDADHVPTRSFLQVSLGWFLKDPKLAMLQTPHFFFSPDPFEKNLDTFRAVPNEGELFYGLVQDGNDLWNATFFCGSCAVIRREPLLEIGGVAVETVTEDAHTALKLNRLGYNTAYLAIPQAAGLATESLSRHINQRIRWARGMAQIFRTDNPLLGKGLKWGQRICYANAMLHFFYGLPRLVFLTAPLAYLVFGAEIFHASALMIVAYVLPHLVHSSLTNSRIQGRFRHSFWNEVYETVLAWYILPPVLVALVNPKAGGFNVTDKGGIIDKQFFDWKLARPYLVLLLVNLVGIGFGVHQLIWGDESTAVTVVINLTWTLYNLIITSAAVAVASETRQVRSEPRVSAKLPVSVICADGRLLAGITQDFSQNGFGLILNDGHSIGQGERVQLVLSRNGQDSLFQARVAFSKGSQIGAQFESLSLREQSELVRLTFSRADTWAASWGAGQPDTPLAALREVGGIGIGGLFTLCRATLHELRTALRRSPSQPLDTLMDKP, from the coding sequence CGCGCTTCAATCGCTGGCCTGCAGTGCTGCGAACGCTGCTGGTGGTGGGCAGTTGCGTGCTCGGTGGCTTGCTGCTGCTGGCCATTATCTGCGCGCCCCTGGACCTCGTGACTCAATGCCTGTTTGCCGCCGTGTGCTTCCTGGCGGTGCTGGTACTGCGCAAGATTCCGGGGCGCCTGGCGATCCTCGCGCTGGTGGTGCTGTCGCTGGTGGCGTCGTTGCGCTACATGTTCTGGCGCCTCACCTCCACCCTTGGCTTTGAAACCTGGGTCGACATGTTCTTCGGCTACGGCCTGGTCGCGGCCGAGTTCTACGCTATGATCGTGCTGATCTTCGGCTACGTGCAGACCGCCTGGCCGCTGCGCCGCACGCCGGTGTGGTTGAAGACCGAGCCAGAAGAATGGCCAACGGTCGATGTGTTCATCCCCACCTATAACGAAGCCCTGAGCATCGTTAAGCTGACCATCTTCGCCGCTCAGGCGATGGACTGGCCCAAGGACAAGCTGCGCGTCCACGTGCTGGACGACGGCCGCCGCGATGACTTTCGCGACTTCTGCCGCAAGATCGGTGTGAACTACATCCGCCGCGACAACAACTTCCACGCCAAGGCCGGTAACCTCAACGAAGCGTTGAAGGTCACCGATGGCGAATACATCGCCTTGTTCGACGCCGACCACGTGCCAACGCGCTCCTTCCTGCAAGTGAGCCTGGGCTGGTTCCTCAAGGATCCGAAGCTGGCGATGTTGCAAACGCCGCACTTCTTCTTCTCGCCGGACCCGTTCGAAAAGAACCTCGACACCTTCCGTGCCGTCCCCAACGAAGGCGAGCTGTTCTACGGCCTGGTGCAGGACGGCAACGACCTCTGGAACGCCACCTTCTTCTGCGGCTCCTGCGCAGTGATTCGCCGTGAGCCGCTGCTTGAAATCGGCGGCGTAGCCGTCGAAACCGTGACTGAAGACGCCCACACCGCGCTCAAGCTCAACCGCCTGGGCTACAACACCGCTTACCTGGCGATCCCGCAAGCCGCGGGCCTGGCCACCGAAAGCCTGTCGCGCCACATCAACCAGCGGATTCGCTGGGCACGGGGCATGGCGCAGATTTTTCGCACCGACAACCCGCTGCTTGGCAAAGGCCTCAAGTGGGGCCAGCGCATTTGCTACGCCAACGCCATGCTTCACTTTTTCTATGGTTTGCCGCGCTTGGTGTTCCTCACCGCGCCGCTGGCCTACCTGGTGTTCGGCGCCGAGATTTTCCACGCGTCGGCATTGATGATCGTCGCCTACGTGCTGCCGCACTTGGTGCACTCCAGTCTGACCAACTCGCGGATCCAGGGGCGTTTTCGCCACTCGTTCTGGAACGAGGTGTACGAGACCGTACTCGCCTGGTACATCCTGCCGCCGGTGCTGGTGGCGCTGGTCAATCCCAAGGCTGGTGGCTTCAACGTCACCGACAAGGGCGGCATCATCGACAAGCAATTCTTCGACTGGAAGCTGGCGCGCCCGTACCTGGTGCTGTTGCTGGTGAACCTGGTCGGTATCGGTTTCGGCGTGCACCAGTTGATCTGGGGCGATGAGTCCACCGCCGTGACCGTGGTGATCAACCTGACCTGGACCCTCTATAACCTGATCATCACCAGCGCCGCCGTGGCCGTGGCGTCCGAGACACGCCAGGTGCGTTCCGAGCCGCGCGTGAGTGCGAAACTGCCGGTCAGCGTAATCTGCGCCGATGGCCGGTTACTCGCCGGTATCACCCAGGACTTCTCCCAGAACGGCTTTGGCCTGATCCTCAATGATGGCCACTCCATCGGCCAGGGCGAACGGGTGCAATTGGTGCTGTCGCGAAATGGCCAGGACAGTCTGTTCCAGGCGCGGGTCGCGTTCAGTAAAGGTTCGCAGATCGGGGCGCAATTTGAATCGCTGTCGCTGCGCGAGCAAAGCGAGCTGGTACGCCTGACGTTTTCCCGTGCCGACACCTGGGCCGCCAGTTGGGGCGCCGGCCAGCCCGATACGCCGCTGGCGGCCCTGCGTGAAGTCGGTGGCATTGGCATTGGCGGCTTGTTCACCCTGTGCCGCGCCACCCTGCATGAATTGCGAACGGCCCTGCGCCGCAGCCCCTCACAACCGCTCGACACGTTGATGGACAAGCCATGA
- a CDS encoding cellulose biosynthesis protein BcsC, protein MRRHTLALAIVAALVSSASLAATTDPQTLLIEQGYYWQSKKNPERATESWQKLLGLSPEQPDALYGLGLIQVQKQHPDEAQKYLARLRAISPLPRQALQLEQDILVNVPANAKLLEQARELGEPVEEREQAVALYRQIFQDRQPQGLIAREYYNALAFTPKGTAEGIAGLQRVTRERPDDAIAALFLARHLARNPGTRVEGIRAMARLAPNNEVGGAADEGWRFALVWLGAPNRDQVPLFQEFLAKHPDDSEIRELMNKGIAQGKGDGGWQRDPKLVKAFKALDAGDLKTAEPLLAARLAEKSNDVDALGGMGVLRQQQQRFSEAENYLAQATRLPGGAAWQKALNDVRYWSLLKQARDAQNAGRSSQARDLAAQAERLNPSRADATVALAGFQAQDNQLDASEASYRKVLARNPGDADALNGLIGVLSQSGRPEEALKLIDSVSAADRAKLSSNVKIKALRATQLGKVADQRGDLKAAQAAYQQALDADPENPWTRFALARVYLRDGQIRNARALLDGLLKSQPNQPDALYTSTLLSVELDEWKAADATLSRIPAGQRTADMNELASDIALHKQTEIAIESARRGQRPEALALLGRSATLAGKKPERLAVLASAYVDVGAPEEGLQIMQGVLDSTPDPTADQRLLYAGVLLKANHYTEAGDILRGMQGQPLSDAGRQRYEDLIFQYRVKQADALREKNDLVAAYDMLSPALVQRPHDASAIAVLARMYADGGDGKKAMALYEPLVQQNPNNARLQLGLAGIALKGGNRSLAESATDKALRLDPTSAETLTTAGQIYQGLGRNAEAAELLRRALAIENTQRTQARSALADAQGVAYNPFVGLPGQRRQITDLAVDRGAVPPPIDAPANVMPAPVSAPGNTVTAAGFAPSNKLSDPFVPRTRIAALDNPTLSPARRALDGLLRDRSPYLVQGLSVRSNNGESGLSKITDVETPFEARMPVGDYNVALRATPVSLSSGTVKAISAARFGAGAGEDGAKRENGVGLAVAVEDPAQGVKADIGVSPVGFTYNTVVGGVSVNRPFTEGGNLRYGVNVSRRPVTDSVTSFAGSKARITTADGEVIEKKWGGVTANGGRAELSYDNQEMGAYGYASLHQLLGNHVEDNTRMELGSGVYWYLRNTPTDTLTLGISGMAMGFKDNQGNYTYGNGGYFSPQRFFSLAVPVRWAQSFDRFSYELKSSVGVQHIAQDGADYFPTEKDLQEAFENPKYKSSSKTGIGYSLNAAAEYRLTSRFYLGGEVGVDNAQDYRQYVGNAYLRYLFEDLSGPMPLPVSPYRSPYSN, encoded by the coding sequence ATGCGCCGTCACACGCTAGCCCTCGCGATAGTGGCTGCCCTGGTGTCCAGCGCCAGCCTCGCCGCGACCACTGACCCCCAAACCTTGCTGATCGAACAGGGTTACTACTGGCAGTCGAAGAAAAACCCGGAACGGGCCACCGAGTCCTGGCAGAAGCTGCTGGGCCTGAGCCCGGAGCAGCCGGACGCGCTGTACGGCCTGGGTCTGATCCAGGTGCAAAAGCAGCACCCGGATGAGGCGCAAAAGTACCTGGCCCGCCTGCGCGCGATTTCGCCGCTACCACGCCAGGCGTTGCAGCTTGAGCAGGACATTCTGGTCAACGTACCCGCCAATGCCAAGTTGCTGGAGCAGGCCCGTGAGCTGGGCGAACCGGTGGAAGAGCGCGAACAGGCTGTCGCGCTGTACCGCCAGATTTTCCAGGATCGCCAGCCTCAAGGCTTGATTGCCCGTGAGTATTACAACGCCCTGGCCTTCACCCCCAAGGGCACTGCCGAGGGTATCGCCGGCTTGCAACGAGTGACGCGTGAGCGGCCGGATGACGCGATTGCCGCGTTGTTCCTGGCTCGGCACCTGGCGCGCAACCCCGGCACCCGTGTCGAAGGGATCCGCGCCATGGCACGCCTGGCGCCCAACAACGAAGTCGGCGGCGCCGCTGACGAAGGCTGGCGCTTTGCGTTGGTCTGGCTCGGCGCACCCAACCGTGACCAAGTGCCGTTGTTCCAGGAATTCCTTGCCAAGCACCCGGACGACAGCGAGATCCGTGAGCTGATGAACAAGGGCATCGCCCAGGGCAAAGGGGACGGTGGCTGGCAGCGCGATCCGAAGCTGGTCAAGGCATTCAAGGCGCTCGACGCGGGTGACCTGAAAACCGCCGAGCCATTGCTGGCGGCGCGCCTGGCGGAAAAATCAAACGATGTCGATGCCCTCGGCGGTATGGGCGTGTTGCGCCAACAGCAGCAGCGCTTCAGCGAAGCGGAAAATTACCTGGCCCAGGCCACCCGCTTGCCTGGCGGTGCGGCCTGGCAAAAAGCCCTGAATGACGTGCGTTACTGGAGCCTGCTCAAACAGGCCAGGGACGCGCAGAATGCCGGCCGCAGCAGCCAGGCCCGCGACCTCGCCGCGCAGGCCGAGCGCCTGAACCCGAGCCGGGCGGATGCCACCGTGGCCCTCGCTGGTTTCCAGGCCCAGGACAATCAACTCGACGCCTCCGAAGCCAGCTACCGCAAAGTGCTGGCGCGCAACCCAGGCGATGCGGACGCGTTGAATGGCCTGATCGGCGTACTGTCGCAGTCCGGTCGTCCGGAAGAAGCCTTGAAGCTGATCGACTCGGTGTCTGCAGCGGACCGCGCCAAGCTGTCCTCCAACGTGAAAATCAAGGCCCTGCGAGCGACCCAGTTGGGCAAGGTCGCCGATCAGCGTGGCGACTTGAAGGCCGCGCAAGCCGCGTACCAACAGGCGCTCGACGCTGACCCGGAAAACCCTTGGACGCGTTTCGCCCTGGCACGGGTTTACCTGCGCGACGGGCAGATTCGCAATGCCCGCGCCTTGCTTGACGGCCTGCTCAAAAGCCAGCCCAACCAACCGGACGCGCTGTACACCAGTACCTTGCTGTCGGTTGAACTGGACGAGTGGAAAGCCGCCGATGCAACACTGTCGCGCATTCCTGCCGGCCAGCGCACCGCTGATATGAATGAGTTGGCGAGTGACATCGCTCTGCACAAGCAGACCGAAATCGCGATCGAAAGCGCTCGCCGTGGCCAGCGCCCGGAAGCCCTGGCCTTGCTGGGACGCAGCGCGACGCTGGCAGGTAAAAAGCCCGAGCGTCTGGCGGTGTTGGCATCTGCCTACGTGGACGTTGGCGCGCCGGAAGAGGGCTTGCAGATCATGCAAGGTGTGCTGGACAGCACGCCTGATCCGACCGCCGACCAGAGGCTGCTCTACGCGGGTGTACTGCTCAAAGCCAACCACTACACCGAGGCCGGCGACATCCTGCGCGGCATGCAGGGCCAGCCGCTGAGTGATGCCGGGCGTCAACGCTACGAAGACCTGATCTTCCAGTATCGGGTCAAGCAAGCCGATGCGTTGCGCGAGAAGAACGACCTGGTGGCAGCTTACGACATGCTCTCGCCGGCACTGGTGCAGCGGCCCCATGACGCCTCGGCCATTGCCGTGCTGGCGCGTATGTATGCCGACGGCGGCGACGGCAAGAAAGCCATGGCGCTTTACGAGCCGCTCGTGCAGCAGAACCCCAATAACGCGCGCCTGCAACTGGGCCTGGCCGGTATCGCCTTGAAGGGCGGTAACCGTAGCCTGGCCGAGTCGGCCACCGACAAGGCGCTGCGGCTGGACCCGACCAGTGCCGAGACGCTGACGACGGCGGGGCAGATCTATCAGGGCCTGGGCCGCAATGCCGAAGCAGCGGAGTTGTTGCGTCGCGCCCTGGCGATTGAAAACACCCAGCGGACCCAGGCGCGTTCGGCCCTGGCGGACGCGCAAGGCGTGGCGTACAACCCATTTGTTGGCCTGCCGGGTCAGCGCCGCCAGATCACCGACCTGGCCGTTGACCGTGGCGCGGTGCCTCCGCCGATCGACGCGCCGGCAAACGTCATGCCCGCGCCGGTATCGGCGCCTGGAAATACGGTAACCGCCGCCGGCTTTGCACCTTCGAACAAACTGAGCGACCCGTTCGTGCCGCGGACGCGCATCGCCGCGTTGGACAACCCGACCCTGAGCCCGGCGCGCCGTGCCCTCGACGGTCTGCTGCGTGATCGTAGCCCGTACCTGGTGCAAGGCTTGAGCGTGCGCAGCAACAACGGTGAAAGTGGCTTGAGCAAAATCACCGATGTGGAAACGCCCTTCGAGGCGCGTATGCCGGTGGGTGACTACAACGTAGCGTTGCGTGCGACGCCGGTGAGTTTGAGTTCCGGGACGGTCAAGGCCATCTCTGCGGCGCGCTTTGGCGCTGGTGCAGGTGAGGATGGCGCCAAGAGAGAAAACGGTGTCGGCCTGGCGGTCGCGGTCGAAGACCCGGCGCAAGGCGTCAAGGCCGACATCGGCGTCAGCCCGGTGGGCTTCACCTACAACACCGTGGTCGGTGGCGTGAGTGTGAATCGACCGTTCACCGAAGGCGGCAACCTGCGTTATGGCGTGAATGTTTCGCGGCGGCCGGTCACTGACAGCGTGACCTCGTTTGCTGGTTCGAAAGCACGGATCACTACCGCCGATGGCGAGGTCATCGAGAAGAAGTGGGGCGGTGTCACTGCCAACGGCGGGCGTGCAGAACTGAGCTACGACAATCAGGAAATGGGTGCCTACGGGTATGCGTCGTTACATCAATTGCTCGGCAATCACGTCGAAGACAATACGCGCATGGAACTGGGCAGTGGCGTCTACTGGTACCTGCGCAATACCCCAACCGACACCCTCACACTGGGCATCAGCGGCATGGCCATGGGTTTCAAGGACAACCAGGGTAACTACACCTACGGCAACGGCGGCTACTTCAGTCCGCAGCGCTTCTTCTCCCTGGCTGTTCCAGTGCGTTGGGCGCAGAGTTTCGATCGCTTCAGCTACGAGTTGAAAAGCTCGGTGGGCGTGCAGCATATCGCGCAAGATGGCGCCGATTATTTCCCGACGGAAAAAGACCTGCAGGAAGCGTTTGAAAACCCGAAATACAAAAGCAGCAGCAAGACCGGCATCGGCTACAGCCTCAACGCAGCCGCCGAATACCGTCTTACCTCACGCTTCTACCTGGGTGGCGAAGTCGGCGTCGACAACGCCCAGGATTATCGCCAGTACGTCGGCAACGCCTACCTGCGCTACCTGTTTGAAGACCTGAGCGGGCCTATGCCCTTGCCGGTCAGCCCTTACCGTTCCCCTTATTCGAATTGA
- the bcsB gene encoding cellulose biosynthesis cyclic di-GMP-binding regulatory protein BcsB has protein sequence MTSTLFFARTRMRAALTLMIASLLGLSSLVQAAESAYSLTLKQLGRRDTMNLQGVESSDSVNFDIRADQVVTGAQVLLNYSYSPALLADLSQINVLVNDEVAASIPLTKEGAGTAQQTLVQIPPHLITEFNRLRVQFIGHYSMSCEDPLHSSLWAKISNSSELKLQVSQIQLKNDLSVLPLPFFDKRDARQLSLPFVFATAPDNATLEAAATLSSWFGALASYRGATFPTTYGSIPAKGNAIVLVLSPSAVDVNGVQVAQATGPTLNLIANPNDPQGKLLIVSGRDGAELKRAATAVALGNPVLAGSSVVIDKLESLAPRRPYDAPNWVPSDRPVRLGELVELKKLSVAGYNPGAINVDFRLPPDLFNWREEGVPLHLKYRYTPQQVSTNSSLLVGMDDLFMKSMPLPSITSLADGKTLLSMLQTDNTLPREATVLLPISSASPMSKLQLRFMYDYIKEGECRDIIVDNMRGTIDPDSSLDISGYQHFIAMPNLGVFNDAGFPFTRLADLSESAVVLPDTFGTEELSAYLTILGRFGESTGYPATAVKVVQAKDVQSVADKDLLVIATGADQPLFKQWQQYLPANIDGAQQHFKLSDLPRYVSNWVSPDDEANKHAANAAISLNSLSTSTWFAGFESPLKAGRSVVLISSTKPEGLQAATAVLIGGDQFKDTIQGSLAVVQGTQVSSLVADQQYYVGKLGLFKQVQWRLSQNLGWMLLFTFLGLAIVSSLVYLSLRARAKRRLA, from the coding sequence ATGACTTCCACTTTGTTTTTTGCGCGCACGCGTATGCGCGCGGCACTCACGTTGATGATTGCCTCGCTGCTGGGCCTGAGCTCGCTGGTACAGGCTGCCGAAAGCGCTTACAGCCTGACGCTCAAGCAGTTGGGCCGTCGCGACACCATGAACCTGCAGGGTGTGGAGTCGTCCGACAGCGTCAACTTCGACATCCGCGCCGACCAGGTGGTAACCGGCGCGCAAGTGCTGCTCAACTACAGCTACTCGCCGGCGTTGCTGGCTGACCTGTCGCAGATCAACGTGCTGGTCAACGATGAAGTGGCGGCCAGTATCCCGCTGACCAAAGAGGGCGCGGGCACTGCGCAACAGACGCTGGTGCAGATCCCGCCGCACCTGATCACCGAATTCAACCGCCTGCGCGTGCAGTTCATCGGTCACTACAGCATGTCCTGCGAAGACCCGTTGCATAGCAGCCTGTGGGCAAAAATCAGCAACAGCAGCGAGCTGAAACTGCAGGTGTCGCAGATCCAGTTGAAGAACGACCTGTCGGTGTTGCCGCTGCCGTTTTTCGACAAGCGCGATGCGCGCCAGCTCAGTCTGCCATTCGTGTTTGCCACCGCCCCGGACAACGCCACGCTGGAAGCGGCGGCCACCTTGTCGTCGTGGTTCGGCGCGCTGGCCAGCTACCGTGGCGCGACGTTCCCCACCACCTACGGCTCGATCCCGGCCAAGGGCAATGCCATTGTGCTGGTGCTGAGCCCGAGTGCGGTCGACGTCAACGGTGTCCAGGTTGCACAGGCCACCGGGCCGACCCTGAACCTCATCGCCAACCCCAACGATCCGCAGGGCAAACTGCTGATCGTGTCGGGCCGCGACGGTGCCGAGCTCAAGCGTGCCGCCACCGCCGTGGCGCTGGGCAACCCGGTGCTGGCTGGCAGCAGCGTGGTGATCGACAAGCTCGAAAGCCTGGCGCCGCGTCGCCCCTACGACGCGCCGAACTGGGTGCCGAGTGATCGCCCGGTACGCCTCGGTGAACTGGTCGAGCTGAAAAAGCTCAGCGTCGCAGGCTACAACCCGGGCGCCATCAACGTCGACTTCCGCCTGCCGCCCGACTTGTTCAACTGGCGTGAAGAAGGCGTGCCGCTGCACCTCAAATACCGCTACACACCGCAGCAGGTGTCGACAAACTCGTCGTTGCTGGTGGGTATGGATGACCTGTTCATGAAGTCCATGCCGTTGCCGTCGATCACCAGCCTGGCGGACGGCAAGACCTTGCTGAGCATGCTGCAGACAGACAACACGCTGCCGCGCGAAGCCACTGTGCTGCTGCCGATCAGCTCGGCGTCACCGATGTCCAAGCTGCAACTGCGCTTCATGTACGACTACATAAAAGAAGGCGAATGCCGCGACATCATCGTCGATAACATGCGCGGCACCATCGACCCGGATTCGAGCCTGGACATCAGCGGGTACCAGCACTTCATCGCCATGCCTAACCTGGGTGTGTTCAACGATGCCGGCTTCCCGTTCACGCGCCTGGCGGACCTCTCCGAGTCGGCCGTGGTCTTGCCGGACACCTTCGGCACAGAAGAGCTGAGCGCCTACCTCACCATCCTCGGTCGCTTTGGCGAGTCCACCGGCTACCCGGCCACTGCGGTCAAGGTGGTGCAGGCCAAGGACGTGCAAAGCGTGGCCGACAAAGACTTGCTGGTGATTGCCACCGGTGCTGACCAGCCGTTGTTCAAGCAGTGGCAGCAGTACTTGCCGGCCAACATTGACGGGGCGCAGCAGCACTTCAAATTGTCCGACCTGCCGCGCTACGTGAGCAACTGGGTCAGCCCTGACGACGAGGCCAACAAGCACGCCGCCAACGCCGCGATCAGTCTCAACAGCTTGAGCACCAGCACCTGGTTTGCCGGCTTCGAGTCGCCGCTCAAGGCGGGTCGCAGTGTGGTGTTGATTTCCAGCACCAAGCCCGAAGGCCTGCAGGCCGCGACGGCCGTATTGATCGGCGGTGACCAGTTCAAGGACACCATCCAGGGCAGCCTCGCGGTGGTGCAAGGTACGCAGGTCAGTTCACTGGTGGCCGACCAGCAGTATTACGTTGGCAAGCTGGGGCTCTTCAAGCAGGTGCAATGGCGCCTGTCGCAGAACCTGGGCTGGATGCTGCTGTTCACCTTCCTGGGCCTGGCGATCGTGAGCTCCCTGGTCTACCTGTCCCTGCGGGCACGTGCAAAACGGCGGTTGGCATGA
- the bcsZ gene encoding cellulose synthase complex periplasmic endoglucanase BcsZ, translated as MMRKAGWVALGLALFAGAAQAQTCDAQWPLWQNYATRFVQDDGRVLNSSLNPSESNSEGQSYAMFFALVGNDRARFDKLWTWTKANMAGNDITRNLPGWLWGKKKTGEWGVIDANSASDADLWVAYALLEAARVWNVPQYRADAQRVLANVEKTLIVRVPGLGKMLLPGPVGYSYPDGLWRFNPSYQVLAQLRRFHKERPDGGWNDVAESNAKMLADPKSNPHGIAANWVGYRATGANAGVFVVDPYSDDLGSYDAIRTYLWAGMTAKADPLAAPMLKALAGFSRATAASPSGFPPEKIHVLSGAAENNNGFSPLGFSASALVFFQARGETALMQLQKNKLDDVLGKAMAPSAPDSAQPVYYDYMLSLFSQGFTDQKYRFEQDGTVKLFWEGACAVTR; from the coding sequence ATGATGCGTAAAGCCGGTTGGGTGGCGTTGGGCCTCGCGCTCTTCGCCGGCGCGGCCCAAGCGCAGACGTGCGACGCGCAGTGGCCGTTGTGGCAGAACTACGCGACGCGCTTTGTGCAGGATGACGGGCGGGTGTTGAACTCGTCGCTGAACCCCAGCGAAAGCAATTCCGAAGGCCAGTCCTATGCGATGTTCTTTGCCCTGGTGGGCAACGACCGTGCGCGTTTTGACAAGCTCTGGACCTGGACCAAGGCCAACATGGCCGGCAACGACATCACCCGCAACCTGCCAGGCTGGCTGTGGGGCAAGAAGAAGACTGGCGAGTGGGGCGTGATCGACGCCAACTCTGCCAGCGACGCTGACCTGTGGGTGGCCTACGCGCTGCTGGAAGCGGCGCGGGTGTGGAATGTGCCGCAGTACCGCGCCGATGCGCAGCGGGTGTTGGCCAATGTCGAAAAGACGTTGATCGTGCGCGTACCGGGCCTGGGCAAGATGCTGTTGCCGGGGCCGGTAGGTTACAGCTACCCCGACGGGTTGTGGCGTTTCAACCCCAGCTACCAAGTGCTGGCGCAGTTGCGACGCTTCCACAAGGAACGTCCCGACGGTGGCTGGAACGACGTGGCCGAGAGCAATGCCAAGATGCTCGCCGACCCCAAGAGCAACCCCCACGGTATCGCCGCCAACTGGGTCGGCTACCGCGCTACCGGCGCGAATGCCGGCGTGTTTGTGGTCGACCCGTATTCCGATGACCTCGGCAGCTACGACGCCATCCGCACTTACCTGTGGGCCGGCATGACCGCCAAGGCTGATCCGCTGGCGGCGCCGATGCTCAAGGCGTTGGCTGGCTTTTCCCGTGCGACGGCGGCCTCTCCCAGTGGCTTTCCGCCGGAGAAGATCCACGTGCTCAGCGGTGCAGCCGAAAACAACAACGGCTTTTCGCCGCTGGGCTTCTCGGCCTCGGCCCTGGTGTTCTTCCAGGCGCGTGGCGAAACGGCCCTGATGCAACTGCAGAAAAACAAGCTGGACGACGTGCTGGGCAAAGCCATGGCCCCGTCGGCGCCCGATAGCGCGCAGCCGGTGTATTACGACTACATGCTCAGCCTGTTCAGCCAAGGCTTTACCGATCAAAAGTACCGCTTCGAACAGGACGGTACGGTCAAATTATTCTGGGAGGGCGCATGCGCCGTCACACGCTAG